The sequence below is a genomic window from bacterium 336/3.
AAATTATTGGGGTCAAGTGTTCTGCCATACAAAAACTTTGCACATTCTAATCGATTACTTTCCATTCTAAAAATGCTTATAATATCTCTTGCTTGTTTACTTGTGATACAACGTTTATTGAAAAGCTCTTTCGTTTTTTTGAGTTTAGCCATATCCATTTTTTGATCTTCTAACTCGCTTTTTAAATTGACAAGCTCATCAGCAGAAATAGAAGCAACACATTGAATATTAGCTTTTAACTCTTGTTTGGGTTGAGCATTTTTCTCATTCTTTTCATTTTTTTTTGTGTTTTGTGGAGTATCAGTATCTTTTATACCTGAAGAGTCATTTTCTCTTTTCAGTTTTTTACGATATTCGTCTGTAATACCTGTTTTATCTTTTACATTGAAATCAATATTTTTACTATCCTGACTTTCTGAAAAACTTTGGTCGTTTTTCTCATAATCACTAAGAGTTGTGTCTCCATTATGAATGGTCTGACTCTTTATCGTTGTCCGATTTTCTGTACGGCTACTATTTTCTGACTGCATGCTAATATTGCCTTCACAAGCAGAAAGTGTACAAATAAGTCCAAATAGGTATGTTATTTTCATAAGAAAATGAGTTTAATCGTTGCAAGAAAATATAATTTTTACCATTATTAGAAGATGAGTTTATTAAATAAGCAAACTATTTTACAAAAGAAGCGTTTTGTTATAGGAAACCTTTTACTAATATCATGAATGCATTAGCCAATGAAACCAGTCCATATTTATTGCAACACGCCCATAATCCAGTTCAATGGTATCCATGGGGCAAAGAAGCTCTTGAAAAAGCTCAAAAAGAACACAAACCAATTATTGTAAGTATTGGCTACTCTGCTTGTCATTGGTGCCATGTGATGGAGCGAGAAAGTTTTGAAAATACAGAAGTGGCAGACTTGATGAACGAATATTTCGTGTGTATTAAAGTAGATAGAGAGGAACGCCCAGATGTAGATGCGATTTACATGGATGCCTTACAAGCAATGGGCTTAAGAGGTGGTTGGCCTCTCAATGTCTTTTTAATGCCTGATCAACGCCCATTTTATGGAGGAACATACTTCCCTATTTTACAATGGAAACAACTTTTAGAAAATATTGGACAAGCTTTTACCAGTCATTACGAAGAACTGTCTAACTCTGCAAATGAATTTGCTCAAAATATTTCAATTAGCGAAATTCAAAAATATGGTTTATTACCTAATCAAGCTACTAATACTTTAGAAGAGCTTCATACAATGTATCAGAACCTTTCTAAAGATTTTGATAAAATACATGGAGGGATGGCAAAAGCACCAAAATTCCCTATGCCAAGTATTTGGCGTTTTTTGTTACAATACGCTTATATTGCCAAAAATCAGGAGGCAAAAGAACATTTGGAAATAACTCTTCAAAAAATAGCATTTGGAGGTATTTATGATCAAATAGGTGGAGGTTTTGCCAGATACTCTGTGGATGGAGAGTGGTTTTGCCCACATTTTGAAAAAATGCTTTATGACAATGCACAGTTACTCACTCTTTACTCTGAGGCATATAGTTTCACTAAAAATCCTATTTATAAAGAGGTTGCTTATGAAATTATTGAATTTGTAAAGAGAGAGTTAAAAAGCTCTGAAGGAGGCTTTTACTCTGCTTTGGATGCAGACAGTGAAGGAGAAGAAGGAAAGTTTTATATTTGGAAAAAACGTCATTTAGAAGAAATTTTAGGAGAGGATACCGAATTGTTTTGTAAATATTATAACATAACAAATACTGGAAATTGGGAATTTGGAAACAATATCTTGTATAAAAACCAAACGGATGAAAATTTTGCACAAGAAAATAATATAAGTATAAATATTTTGAAGGAAAAGGTACATGCTTGGAAAAATACATTGCTTTCTTATAGAGAAAAACGAGTACATCCAGGATTAGATGATAAAATTCTTACAGGATGGAATGGTTTGATGCTCAAAGGAATAGTAGATGCTTATAAAGTATTTGGAGAAAAAGAGTTTTTAGATTTAGCAGAAGAAAATGTAAGTTTTTTAATGAGTAACATGACATCCTCACAAGGATTCTTATGGCGAACTTATAAAAATGGTACTGCCAAAATACAAGCTTATTTAGAAGATTATGCAAGTGTTATAGAAGGGTTGTTAGCTTTGTATCAGGTTTCTTTTAAATCAAAATATTATGAATTTGCTCGAGATTTGATAGAATATACCATCAAAAATTTTTATGATGAAAAAGAAGAAATGTTTTTCTTTACTGATGAAAATAGCGAAGGGTTAATAGCCAGAAAGAAAGAGATTTTTGATAATGTAATTTCTAGTTCAAACTCTATTATGGCTCAAAATTTATATTTTGCAGGAATATTATTTGACAACGAACAATACAAACATATAGCCAACCAAATGCTTTCTCGACTTAAAAGAGTATTGTCTATTCAGGTAGAATATGCAACTAATTGGGCTTGGTTATATGCACATAGTCTTATTCCTACAACTGAAATCGTAATTGTCGGGGAAGATTTAGAATTATTTAGAAAAGAATTAGAACAGTATTTCTATCCCAATAAAATTTTAGTAGGTTCTAAAAATGAAAGCTCTGCATTGCCTATTTTGGAGCATAGAACAGCTATCAATGGAAAAACTACATTGTATGTTTGTTTTGATAAAACGTGTCAATTACCTACTTTTAATGTGAAAGACACAATGAAGCAATTAAATTTTTAAAAAAACTATTAATATTTTTTATAAAATGGCTTGGTATAAACAAACTAATATTCGTAAACAAGTATTTGGTGTATTTACAGGGGTTGTCATTATCATTATGATCGTTTCTTTGGTCGGGATTACAGGGATAAACCGTATGGCTGAAGATGTAAATGCTTTGTATTATGATAGGCTTTATCCTGCTGTTGAGATGGCTCAAATTACAGAAAAACTCTATGAAAATAGACTTTTTCTTGAAGAAAACCTGAACACAGAAGAGTTAGAAACCCAACAAGAACTTATTATGGGTATTACTAAAAACAATAAAAAAATAGATTCCCTTATCTCAAAATATGCAGAAAGTCATTTGGTTGATGATGAAAATAAAAATTTACTGATTTATAGAACAGAAATTTCTAAATACAGACATCTAGAAAAAGAAATTATAATGCTTTCTAAAACAGATGTAGAAGGAGCGAAAATGTTGTTTTCTAGAGAATCGTCTGAAGAGTTTAGAAATATGATAGAACCTATTCATAAAATGACAAATATCCAACTTAAAATAGGACAGGAGCTGAGAGAAGACTCATTATCAGAGGCAAAAGGTATTAGACTTG
It includes:
- a CDS encoding thioredoxin, producing the protein MNALANETSPYLLQHAHNPVQWYPWGKEALEKAQKEHKPIIVSIGYSACHWCHVMERESFENTEVADLMNEYFVCIKVDREERPDVDAIYMDALQAMGLRGGWPLNVFLMPDQRPFYGGTYFPILQWKQLLENIGQAFTSHYEELSNSANEFAQNISISEIQKYGLLPNQATNTLEELHTMYQNLSKDFDKIHGGMAKAPKFPMPSIWRFLLQYAYIAKNQEAKEHLEITLQKIAFGGIYDQIGGGFARYSVDGEWFCPHFEKMLYDNAQLLTLYSEAYSFTKNPIYKEVAYEIIEFVKRELKSSEGGFYSALDADSEGEEGKFYIWKKRHLEEILGEDTELFCKYYNITNTGNWEFGNNILYKNQTDENFAQENNISINILKEKVHAWKNTLLSYREKRVHPGLDDKILTGWNGLMLKGIVDAYKVFGEKEFLDLAEENVSFLMSNMTSSQGFLWRTYKNGTAKIQAYLEDYASVIEGLLALYQVSFKSKYYEFARDLIEYTIKNFYDEKEEMFFFTDENSEGLIARKKEIFDNVISSSNSIMAQNLYFAGILFDNEQYKHIANQMLSRLKRVLSIQVEYATNWAWLYAHSLIPTTEIVIVGEDLELFRKELEQYFYPNKILVGSKNESSALPILEHRTAINGKTTLYVCFDKTCQLPTFNVKDTMKQLNF